Proteins encoded by one window of Fragaria vesca subsp. vesca unplaced genomic scaffold, FraVesHawaii_1.0 scf0513007, whole genome shotgun sequence:
- the LOC101294621 gene encoding transcription elongation factor SPT6-like, translating to MGKAVISDDEDEVELDEDDREPIDGDTVDRDGADEDEDEEDGPDEYEKDDFIVDDVDEEDEQEEEEKADSDEERQKKKKRKKKEEYVLDEDDYELLEDNNVIAPRRKGQFKRLKKAQRHAQGDVGGLSDEEEFHGTGKGGRTAEEKLKFSLFGDEEGPPLEDIAEEEEPAEAEDDGEDEMADFIVDEEFDEAGVPVRQKKLKKKKSRQAAGVSSSALQEAHDIFGDVDVFIRQRQQGLDLSEWKEKKLEDEFEPIVLSEKYMTMKDDQIREIDVPERIQVYEESSGFLPLDEKSIDDESTWIFNQFASGTVPFFGKTGLGNFISRDDIIGFLNLHHVQKLDVPFIAMYRKEECPSILKDPEHIDMDDQNEKASTLKWHKVLWSIQDLHRKWLLLQKRKSALQSYYEKRFDEESRRIYDETRLTLNQQLFESIMKSLKAAESEREVDDVDTKFNLHFPAGEIGVDEGQYKRPKRKSLYSTCSKAGLWEVASKFGYTSEQFGLQLSLEEMLEDAKETPEELSSNFTCAMFETPQEVLKGARHMAAVEISCEPCVRKYVRSNYLDMVELSTSPTPDGNAAIDASHQFAGVKWLQRKPLNRFEDAQWLLIQKAEEEKLLQVTIKLPEDRLNKLMSDFNEYYLSDGVSKSAQLWNEQRKLILQDALFRFLLPSMEKEARALLTSRAKSWLLTEYGKVLWNKVSVGPYQRKENDISTDDEAAPRVMACCWGPGKPATTFVMLDSSGEVLDVLYTGSLTLRSQNVNDQQRKKNDQERVLKFMTEHQPHVAVLGAANLSCVRLKEDIYEVSVTKIIFKMVEENPRDVGHDMDGLTIVYGDESLARLFENSRISSDQLPAQSGIVKRAVALGRYLQNPLAMVATLCGPGREILSWKLNPMENFLTQDEKYSMIEQVMVDVTNQVGLDINLSISHEWLFAPLQFISGLGPRKAAFLQRSLVRSGAIFTRKDFLTAHGLSKKVFVNAVGFLRVRRSGLAASSSQFIDLLDDTRIHPESYILAQELAKDVFEVDGGNDDEDAMEMAIEHVRDRPAYLKSLDVEAYAKSKERENKIQTFYDIKRELIQGFQDWRKKYEELSQDEEFYMISGETEDTLAEGRIVQATVRRVQAQKAICALESGLTGMLTKEDFSDDSRDISDLSERLNEGDILTCKIKSIQKNRYLVFLVCRESEMRHNRDQYIKNLDTYFHEGRRSLQTEQEKARKEKELAKKHFKPRMIVHPRFQNITADEAMKFLSDKDPGESIIRPSSRGPSYLTLTLKVYDGVYAHKDVVEGGKEHKDITSLLRIGKTLKIGEDTFEDLDEVMDRYVDPLVSHLKAMLNYRKFRRGTKAEVDELLKIEKLEFPMRIVYCFGISHEHPGTFILTYIRSTNPHHEYVGLYPKGFKFRKKMFDSIDRLVAYFQKYIDEPQHESGQSIRSVAAMVPMRSPATAGSSGASAGSGWGGINNEGGWSGQSFDRDRSSTPSSRTGRNDYRNGGGRDGHPSGLPRPYGGRGRGRVTYNDTWGSDAKDGNDGLGNFPGAKVQNSPGREAFPGVWGTDGSSSGGGSGWAGGGASGWGKESGGGTGGWGGGANDAAPDNEHSGWGSDSKKKGSSDGTSGWGSQSGGGGGGW from the exons ATGGGCAAAGCTGTCATCTCCGACGACGAGG ATGAGGTCGAGCTCGACGAGGACGATAGGGAACCGATCGACGGGGACACAGTCGACCGTGACGGCGCCgacgaagatgaagatgaagaagacg GGCCAGATGAATATGAGAAGGACGATTTTATCGTAGACGATGTTGATGAAGAGGATGAgcaggaggaagaagagaaggcgGACAGTGATGAGGAgaggcagaagaagaagaaaagaaagaagaa agaGGAATATGTTCTTGATGAAGATGACTATGAGCTCCTGGAGGACAATAATGTGATAGCCCCTCGCAGAAAG GGACAATTTAAGCGGCTGAAAAAAGCTCAGAGGCATGCTCAGGGGGATGTTGGCGGATTATCTGATGAGGAGGAGTTTCATGGTACTGGTAAAGGGGGAAGAACTGCAGAGGAGAAGCTTAAGTTCTCATTATTTGGTGATGAGGAAG GTCCTCCACTTGAGGACATTGCTGAAGAGGAGGAACCAGCTGAAGCGGAAGATGATGGAGAAGACGAAATGGCAGACTTTATAGTTGATGAAGAGTTTGATGAGGCTGGTGTTCCTGTTAG ACAGAAGAAgcttaagaaaaagaaatctagGCAGGCAGCAGGGGTATCTTCATCTGCTCTGCAGGAAGCCCATGATATATTCGGTGATGTTGATGTTTTTATTCGGCAACGTCAGCAAGGTTTGGATTTGAGTGAATGGAAGGAAAAAAAGCTTGAGGATGAATTTGAACCGATTGTTCTTTCGGAAAAGTATATGACAATGAAGGATGACCAGATTCGAGAGATTGATGTCCCAGAAAGAATTCAG GTATATGAAGAAAGCAGtggttttcttcctcttgatGAAAAGAGCATAGATGATGAGAGTACCTGGatattcaatcaatttgcaagtgGTACAGTTCCTTTTTTTGGCAAGACAGGCCTGGGGAATTTTATAAGCAGGGACGACATCATCGGATTCTTGAACTTGCACCATGTGCAGAAGTTGGAT GTTCCTTTTATTGCAATGTATCGGAAGGAGGAATGCCCGAGTATATTGAAAGATCCGGAACACATTGACATGGATGATCAAAATGAGAAAGCATCCACACTAAAGTGGCACAAG GTACTTTGGTCAATTCAGGACTTGCACAGAAAATGGCTGCTGCTTCAGAAGCGGAAAAGTGCACTGCAATCTTACTATGAAAAGCGGTTTGATGAAGAATCTCGACGCATATATGATGAGACCAGACTAACTTTAAATCAGCAACTTTTTGAATCAATTATGAAGTCACTAAAGGCTGCAGAATCAGAGAGAGAAGTTGATGATGTGGACACCAAATTTAACCTACATTTCCCTGCTGGTGAGATAGGTGTGGATGAGGGCCAATATAAGAGGCCTAAGAGGAAGTCACTTTATAGTACCTGCAGTAAGGCTGGCTTGTGGGAGGTTGCCAGCAAGTTTGGTTACACCTCTGAACAGTTTGGTTTGCAGTTATCACTAGAGGAAATG CTGGAGGATGCGAAAGAGACTCCCGAGGAATTGTCTTCAAACTTCACGTGTGCAATGTTTGAGACGCCCCAAGAAGTACTCAAAGGAGCCAGGCATATG GCTGCTGTTGAGATAAGCTGTGAGCCGTGTGTCCGTAAGTATGTTCGGAGCAACTACTTGGATATGGTTGAGTTGTCCACAAGCCCAACACCAGACGGAAATGCTGCAATTGATGCTTCGCATCAGTTTGCAGGGGTGAAGTGGTTGCAAAGAAAGCCATTAAATAGATTTGAGGATGCACAATGGCTGCTTATCCAGAAGGCTGAAGAGGagaagcttcttcaagttaCTATTAAGCTACCGGAAGACAGATTAAACAAGTTGATGAGTGACTTTAATGAGTACTATCTTAGTGATGGTGTTAGTAAATCTGCACAACTGTGGAATGAGCAGCGAAAGTTGATATTGCAGGATGCTCTTTTCCGTTTTCTTCTACCTTCAATGGAGAAAGAGGCAAGAGCCTTGTTGACTAGTAGGGCAAAAAGCTGGTTACTGACGGAATATGGAAAGGTTTTGTGGAATAAAGTCTCTGTGGGACCATATCAACGGAAAGAGAATGACATTAGTACAGACGATGAAGCTGCACCTCGAGTCATGGCTTGCTGTTGGGGCCCTGGGAAGCCAGCAACCACTTTTGTTATGTTAGATTCATCGGGGGAGGTGCTAGATGTGCTTTACACGGGGTCTCTCACCTTACGCTCCCAGAACGTTAATGATCAGCAACGGAAGAAGAATGATCAAGAACGTGTATTGAAGTTCATGACTGAACACCAACCACATGTGGCTGTTCTTGGAGCTGCTAATTTGTCTTGTGTTCGCCTTAAAGAGGATATTTACGAGGTGAGTGTAACTAAA ATAATTTTTAAGATGGTGGAGGAGAATCCTAGAGATGTTGGACATGATATGGATGGTCTAACCATTGTCTATGGGGATGAATCTTTGGCTCGCCTGTTTGAAAATTCTCGCATTTCATCTGATCAGCTACCTGCACAATCAG GCATTGTGAAGCGTGCTGTGGCTCTTGGGCGTTATCTTCAAAATCCTTTGGCAATGGTTGCCACTCTATGTGGACCAGGAAGAGAAATCTTATCTTGGAAACTCAATCCTATGGAGAACTTTCTCACCCAGGATGAGAAGTATTCAATGATTGAACAGGTGATGGTAGATGTTACAAACCAGGTAGGCCTCGACATAAATTTGTCTATAAGCCATGAATGGTTATTTGCACCTTTGCAATTCATTTCTGGGCTTGGACCTAGAAAGGCAGCATTTTTGCAGCGATCATTGGTAAGATCTGGTGCAATATTTACTCGGAAGGACTTTTTGACAGCACATGGGTTAAGTAAAAAGGTGTTCGTTAATGCAGTTGGATTCTTGCGTGTTCGGCGCAGTGGGTTGGCTGCTAGCAGCAGCCAATTTATCGATCTGTTGGATGATACAAGAATTCATCCAGAATCCTATATTCTTGCACAAGAATTAGCCAAAGatgtttttgaagttgatggtGGCAATGATGACGAGGATGCTATGGAGATGGCTATAGAACATGTTAGGGATCGACCTGCTTATCTAAAAAGTCTTGATGTCGAAGCATATGCCAAAAGCAAAGAGCGTGAGAATAAGATACAAACATTTTATGACATCAAAAGAGAATTGATACAGGGTTTTCAGGATTGGCGTAAGAAATATGAAGAACTAAGTCAAGATGAAGAATTCTATATGATTTCAGGTGAAACTGAAGATACCCTTGCTGAAGGAAGAATTGTACAGGCGACGGTTCGAAGGGTGCAAGCTCAAAAAGCGATTTGTGCACTTGAATCTGGACTGACTGGTATGCTTACGAAAGAAGATTTTTCAGATGATTCGAGGGACATTTCTGACTTATCTGAGAGACTGAATGAGGGTGACATTCTCACTTGCAAGATCAAATCTATTCAAAAGAATAGGTATCTGGTGTTCCTAGTTTGTAGAGAGAGTGAAATGAGACATAACCGCGATCAATATATTAAGAATCTCGATACCTATTTCCATGAAGGCAGGAGAAGTCTACAGACTGAGCAAGAAAAAGCTCGTAAGGAGAAGGAGCTGGCGAAAAAACATTTCAAGCCTAGGATGATTGTTCATCCTCGATTCCAGAATATTACGGCTGATGAAGCAATGAAG TTCTTATCTGATAAAGATCCTGGGGAAAGTATTATTCGTCCTAGTTCTCGTGGGCCTTCATATTTGACCTTAACCCTCAAAGTTTATGATGGAGTTTATGCTCACAAAGATGTAGTTGAAGGTGGAAAGGAACACAAGGATATCACCAGCTTACTCCGTATTGGAAAGACCCTGAAAATAGGAGAGGACACTTTTGAGGATTTGGATGAG GTAATGGATCGTTACGTTGATCCCCTGGTGTCTCACTTGAAAGCAATGCTAAATTATCGCAAATTCCGACGGGGCACGAAAGCTGAAGTTGATGAACTtttgaagattgaaaaattGGAGTTTCCTATGAGGATTGTTTATTGTTTCGGGATATCACATGAGCATCCAGGGACTTTCATTCTGACCTATATACGGAGTACAAATCCACACCATGAGTATGTTGGGCTGTATCCGAAGGGGTTCAAGTTCAGAAAAAAGATGTTTGATAGCATTGATCGGCTTGTAGCTTACTTCCAGAAATACATTGATGAGCCTCAACATGAGTCCGGACAATCTATAAGGTCAGTTGCTGCTATGGTGCCTATGCGAAGCCCTGCAACTGCGGGTTCTTCAGGTGCATCCGCAGGCAGTGGATGGGGTGGTATAAACAATGAGGGTGGTTGGAGTGGCCAGTCATTTGACAGGGATAGGTCTTCTACACCTAGTTCCCGAACAG GTAGAAATGATTACAGAAATGGTGGCGGTCGAGATGGACATCCAAGTGGCCTACCTAGACCATATGGGGGGCGTGGTCGTGGTCGAGTAACATATAATGATACATGGGGTTCAGATGCGAAGGATGGCAATGATGGCTTGGGCAACTTTCCAGGTGCAAAGGTTCAAAACTCACCTGGCAGGGAAGCTTTCCCAGGtgtctggggtacagatggaAGTAGCAGTGGAGGCGGCAGTGGCTGGGCTGGTGGTGGTGCAAGTGGTTGGGGTAAAGAAAGTGGTGGTGGCACAGGAGGATGGGGTGGGGGTGCAAATGATGCTGCCCCTGATAATGAGCATTCAGGATGGGGTTCTGACTCAAAAAAGAAGGGTTCAAGCGATGGAACTTCAGGATGGGGCTCGCAGAGTGGAGGTGGGGGTGGTGGTTGGTAA